The Burkholderia sp. NRF60-BP8 genomic sequence AACGGCGGTCGGAATAAATGACGAAGTCGCCGCCTCGATGGTGTCTAATTGCCCACTGTCGAAAATCGCTGTTGTGGACAGGATGATAGAGATTACCCCTGATGACCGGATTGCCAAGGGTCACCGAAGTGTTGAGGTACGGAAGGCTAACCGGAGATTCGAGGTAAGGAACATATGGAGAGGTCGCAGCAACAGCATCGAGCGGAATGACAATCACGCCATCGCGGCTCCAGTGCCCCAGATACTGCGACCGACCACCCTTCCTGTCAGTGAAGGTGTAGTTGTCTTTCACATATACCCAGATGCCTCTTACGTCGGCTCGTGTTCTCCTGGATTCAGCATCCCAGTAAAAGCGTGCGTGCCCGAGCGCCGCGTAGAGATTGAATGAGCCGAGCGCGCTGCTGAGATCATCGGGTACGCCCCCCCTCGCCAAAGTGTGCAAGAGAAGCTCGATTTTCTGTCCAAATGAACCATCGACCGATGCCAGTTGAAATTGAAAGCGGCGATGCAGGGTCGCGACATCGTCACCGCATATGTCCGCGGAATCCAGCAGAGTCAATCGCTCCTTGTAGGGCCCAAGCTTTCCTTTCAGTGTCTCCTTGGCTGCCGGCGAGCGTATGGCCTCATTTATCAGATAGTCGTATTTCTTCTTCGCACGGGCAAACCGGAGCACCCAATCCAGCTTGACGGTGGTGGTGTCATACATTTCAGGCGGATACGGCCTGCCGTCCTGATTAATTTCTGCCGCCTCGTCTGCGTCCGTTGGAGAGTAGTTGAGCGCTCCGGCAAACCATCGCTCCATCAGTTTGGCCCCAATCGGCATCATCTCCTTACGCATCGCGCCAGGGATTTCCTGAATGTCGAACGCAGGCACCGTCTTTTCGAGCTTCGTTGGCGCAGGTGCTTTGGCCGGCTTAGGTGGATCAGCCGTGTTCAGCCAGGTTTTGAAGCGGGAAAAAGCATCCACGGCCCCCCATATGTCATCCACCATCTTGACCATCGGGTCTGGCTTTGGCGGCTTCGGGGCCGGCACGGCCTTCGCCACGGGCGCTGGTGAAGCGGGAAGCGCAGGCGGCGCCCGGTCCATCGACAAACCTGCGTCATGTACGATGCGCGCGCCCTCTGTCCTGCTCCAGCGCCATAGCAGCTTGTTGATTTTGTAATACGACAGATCCATAGATCGGCGTCCTGCATGCAAATGAATGCTTGTTTGATGGACACCCGAGACCTGATCGATATCTGCACGAAACCCACGAAACGCGCCCGGAATCGGTTTCCATCTTTCGACGGCCGACTGTACTGGATTTCCGTCAGATAAATTAGAGAGCATGTGCCGATTGGCCACGCGCAGCCTCGGCCGCCCCCAGTATTTCGACGTCGGGAAACACTGATCCAAGCAGTTGCGCTGTCCGCAAATCCCCGTCGGGACGTGCTCGCAGCACGAACTCAGCCTTTATTCAGTGCTTCCCGAAATGCAACGTGCTCGCGAAGGCAAACTGCGAACCAATGTCAACGCGCGAAAATAGAACGCGCGTATGGTTTCGGATGATCCGGGCACGTGACGTCGATCAACTGCAGTTACTTCGAGCAGGAAACAATCTCGCTTGCAAATACGGGGGCTGTCTCAAATGCAAGTCGCCCTACCGCCACGCGTCGACGATGATGCGCTTCAGCACGTGCAGCTTGCGATGGAGGAAATGCTCGGCGCCGGGGATCACGACGACCGGCAGCTCCTGCGGCCGCGCCCAGTCGTACACCGACGCGATCGGCACCGTGTCGTCGGTTTCGCCGTGGATCACGAGCGTGTTCTCGGGCACGTCGGCCACCTGCCAGCGGCTCGCGGCCGTGCCGACGAACACCATTCGCTCGATCGTCTCGCCCGCGTCGCGCAGGCGCTTCGCGACGTGCGACAGCACGAAGGTGCCGAACGAGAAGCCCGCGAGCACGAGCGGCAGGTCCGCATACGCGGGCTGGGCGCGCATGTGCGCGAGCACCGCGAGCAGGTCGTCGGCCTCGCCGGCGCCGTTGTCGTGCACGCCTTCGGTCGCGCCGACGCCGCGGAAGTTCGACCGGTAGACGACGTAATTCAGTTGCACGAGCGTGCGCGCGAGCGTCTGCGCGACCTTGTTGTCCATCGTGCCGCCGAACAACGGATGCGGATGCGCGACGAGCGCGATGCCGCGCGGCGCGGCGCCGCCTTCGCGCA encodes the following:
- a CDS encoding DUF6402 family protein → MDLSYYKINKLLWRWSRTEGARIVHDAGLSMDRAPPALPASPAPVAKAVPAPKPPKPDPMVKMVDDIWGAVDAFSRFKTWLNTADPPKPAKAPAPTKLEKTVPAFDIQEIPGAMRKEMMPIGAKLMERWFAGALNYSPTDADEAAEINQDGRPYPPEMYDTTTVKLDWVLRFARAKKKYDYLINEAIRSPAAKETLKGKLGPYKERLTLLDSADICGDDVATLHRRFQFQLASVDGSFGQKIELLLHTLARGGVPDDLSSALGSFNLYAALGHARFYWDAESRRTRADVRGIWVYVKDNYTFTDRKGGRSQYLGHWSRDGVIVIPLDAVAATSPYVPYLESPVSLPYLNTSVTLGNPVIRGNLYHPVHNSDFRQWAIRHHRGGDFVIYSDRRYVPVVPPIEIYL
- a CDS encoding alpha/beta hydrolase; translated protein: MNVHTQKSLIAGPIGQIEIAVDLPDAVREGGAAPRGIALVAHPHPLFGGTMDNKVAQTLARTLVQLNYVVYRSNFRGVGATEGVHDNGAGEADDLLAVLAHMRAQPAYADLPLVLAGFSFGTFVLSHVAKRLRDAGETIERMVFVGTAASRWQVADVPENTLVIHGETDDTVPIASVYDWARPQELPVVVIPGAEHFLHRKLHVLKRIIVDAWR